The proteins below are encoded in one region of Metabacillus dongyingensis:
- the tatA gene encoding twin-arginine translocase TatA/TatE family subunit, which produces MLQNIGVPGLILILIIALIVFGPSKLPEIGRAFGNTLREFKNSAKDIMSEEKEEKSSSK; this is translated from the coding sequence ATGCTGCAAAATATAGGTGTCCCTGGACTAATCCTTATTCTGATTATCGCGCTTATCGTATTTGGACCTTCGAAGCTGCCGGAAATCGGCCGTGCATTTGGAAATACATTAAGAGAATTTAAGAACTCAGCAAAGGATATCATGTCAGAAGAAAAAGAAGAGAAAAGCAGCTCTAAGTAA